The segment GAATCGGAGCATCCGAATCTACCCTGGATTAAAAGTGGACAAAATCAAGCACACGTCGGGGTCTCGTACGACTATTCTTTTATGCAACAGACCTTTGATAATAATCAGACAATAGTTAGTGGAGCATTACAGTGCGCTCGGATACAGTTTAATCCAACAGTAAGACCATCGTTCAAAAACCCCTCCTGGTGCAGTCTCTGAGATTATGTTGCTGTAAGACTGGAAATTGATTGACGAGATCGACCTCGCACCTCTCATAAATCGGCGGATTTAAAGCAGCCAAGACGTGAGGTCACTGCGCCGAGTGGTGGGGGGAGGTTGGTCCGGGTCTATGCTTGTAAGGCAGTGTGATTGGTCCCTGCTGATATTTTAGATAGACGAATGGTCAGTTCCGATTGGTCCTCCTGGTCTTGGTTGATACAGAAATTCGGTGGTCGCTTCATAACAACGTGGCCTTTTTTTGGTCTCTTTAGGTGACAAGCAAAAAAGTCCAAGATCCGAGTCTAAGACTCGGGATCCTCAGATATTCAGCAATATGTACACAGTAGCTACACaagaaatgaaaacacattctCCATTCGTTCTGCATAAGAGAAACGTATAGCAGCAAACACATGAAATTGAACACGTGAAACCACAAGGGACCAGTGAACAGGGAGGATATGTAGCCATGAAAAGCGATtctgcgtgtttgtgtgcaccACTATAGCCAAAGCCCTGCATCAGGCGGCACcaagtgttgtgttgtgttgtgtttctaTTCTCCTACTAATTGCACTTGAGGATGTAGACATGGGCTTCTCATCATCCACCCCACAGCTTCTTTTGGCATATTAATCCACAGGCGTCTCAGTTAAATTCTACACAGACGACTAATGAAGATGACTGTACAGGTTTCGTTAGCACTAACTTAATGAAgcttaaattaataaaaattaactctaaaattaattcattcgtttgttcattcattcaatcGTCCGTCCACCGTGAGGAAGTCCTGCAGAAGTTAACACaagaacaaacttttttttttctggccaaaAGCCCTAGAGCCAATCGGTGCCCGAACTACGTCTGTCTCTACTTCCTGTGCAAAACGACCAgtctgtttcatttacattgagCCCTCTGACTGCAGGACGTCCCCTCCCTCGAGGGACcagccaaaaaaacaacataccCCTACTGACTTTCCCCGACCCATTAAACTTCGAGCGAGGGAGAGGACATGGCGTGAGACTTCAGCAGACCCTGGACATGAAGGGGGTCAGAAGAACTTGTCGTCGATGCGGAAGTGAGGCCTCGTGACGTCGTCCGGGTTGATGAAGACGGAGATGGACTTCCCCGGGTTCTCCGTcaccagctgctgcagcttcttGGCCAGCCGGTCGTCCGGGTGGTGCTCGCCGCCCCCGTCCGACTGCGGGGACGGAAGGTTGGAGGCGCCGCCCCGCCACTGGAGCTCGAGCGTGAGGCGGTTGGCCGCCTTGGCGTGCTCGATGGTGGTGCGCAGGTGCTCGGCCGGGTCCGAGCGGACCGAGGACAGCTTGCGGGCGTGCAGCATGGCCGTCTCGTCCGAGAGGTGCTCCAGCATGTTGCACTGTGGGATGAAGTAGTTGGGGCACATCTTGTTGACCAGGCAGTTCTGCAGGTCGTCGATGAGGCCCAGCAGGAAGTGGGCGGCGAAGTCCTCCTGGGCCAGGTAGGTGGCGGGCAGGCGGTCGCAGGCCCAGAGCATCATGCTGCGGAGGTGGTAGGGGCTGATGGCTTTGGGTCGCGACAGCAGTTTGATGATGATGGCCTTGCAGGCCTGGTACGCCTGCATGAGGCTGCCGGAGATGCACTTCTTCAGCTGCACCTCGCTGCGGGCGAAGGACAAGCGCCACTCGTTCTCCTTGCGGCCCTTGAAGGAGCAGGCGGGTACCAGGTAGAAGCCACTAATCACCTCTTCCTCCGTGATCTTGCCGTCCCAGAAGTGGTTCTCCATCAGCCAGCTCTGGGCCACCGCCGGCCAGCCCTTGAAGGAAACCACGGGCACAATGTCATAGAGCATGCGGCTGCTGCCCACACCCAGGATGATGGAGATGATGGTGCCGTTAcgctccaccttctccaccctCGGCATCCCGCGCTGCGGCTTCTTCTGGATCTCGGCCAGGACCACGCCGATGGACTCGTAAAACCAGTCGGCCACCAGGGTCGGGGAGAAGAAGTAGTTGGTGGCGCCGTTGATGTGGTCCACGATGGTGCAGCAGTCCTTCCACTTGTTGATGGTGCCTTCGTCGAACAGACGCAGGCTGAGCCAGGAGTGGCAGAGGGCGGAGTGGCGCATGTCCAACGTGACCGGCTGATTTCGGTCGTGCAGCTTGAGCGCCGGCACCAGCAGAGTGAAGTCCATGTCGTAGTCGGTCCCGCGGGCGTAGACGTTCAGCTCGTCCAGATCCATGTCCACCACGCCCTCCCGCACGCCGCCAGACAACAGCAGGTACTCATTCGCAACGGGAAGCTTCTGGTCCAGTTTCTGAACCATACCTGGAGAGAATGGGAACAAAGGGAGAAGGTTTGCATCCATTTACAGAACCTGCATGTATATTCATCATGCGGCGAGACCAAGTAAAAAGGGGGGAAATGCAACTTTGCTCTTACTGGGCGATTATACGATCTCGGTTGATGGCGGCAATAAAATTCATCTTAATCTCTGTGATCTGCGTTGGTCATTTTTCACAATCATGATAAAAATGTTGTTCTAACCGAAGcaacatggacacacacacacacacttcagtctggtaatatcagaaaaaaaacctgtgacaaatatcaataaaaaaaaaatcttcgaTATGAAAAAGTATACCGTGATCAGTTTTCTTGCAgctctataaataaaaaaaaatattttgtgccaCGTGCCATTTGTGCAGTTTTCTCTCTAGACCAAAGATGTAAGATGACACCACTAAAGACCTGTCTGGTATTCTTGTATTCATGCCAGTACAGTAGTATTACATGATCACAACATTATGGCACCAGGCAACGTGCTTTCAATTAAAAAAGATCTTATAtccaatcatttacatttacggcatttatcagacgcccttatccagagcgacttacaatcagtagttacggggacagtccccccctggagacactcagggttaagtgtcttgctcagggacacaatggtagtaagtgggatttgaacctgggtcttctggttcataggcgagtgtgttacccgctaggctactaccaccctgtgcaATATGAACCAAACACAGGTACAGAGGAGCCCGTCGTTTCACTCACTACAGTGTTATTATTGcaattgcaatatttttgtaAAGCAATTTGGTCCACCGTGTGGTGCTGTcaagcgttttctttagtgaggtcagcagagatgagaatcagcgtcTGActgcaacctccactcctgtagatggcgctgtacagatGGGAACTTTGTATTACTGCTTGGctattcaggcagagtgaaatttcACAACATGATAGactgatcacagcatcttgttttTCAGTGAACCGTAGAGTATAGCAATATGTACCGTGATTTAATCGTATCGTGACCTGTATCGCATCATGAGATCTTTGCCAATACGAACATGGATTGTGATGCAACACCGTTAGACTGCACTGTCATTTGGTTGCATATGATAAATCCGGGCAGGCCGAGGTCTGGATCGATATTACTCAACTCAAACGTAAACGCATCCACTTCTGCTGTTGCCTCCCGCCAGAGGTCTTAATGTGGCAACTTATCAACACCCGCGAACAAGCTAACCGGAAAAACAATTCGCAGGAATTAGTCGTGGTTGAACATTTAATTTGCCCACCACTATGGCTGGCCGAGCAACTTCACTCATTGTCACGCCAAATCACCCATAATTTACCAATGAACATGTCTGACCACGATGTGACCACAAAAGCTTCGGGAGCCACAGGCTGTGCTGAtttcaattaaacaaatgaaatggtTATCAAGCAATTACGATCCCGGTATGGCTGCAAGTACAGTCTCATACGCTGATAGCGTAAATCAGCCCCGTgcctgtataataataataaaatccacgTGCATCAGGTACAGCGTTACGAAGTAACAAATAGATACAGTACTGAGCTAAAGTAACTGTTCaagcacacaaataataatgattaaaaagcgAACGTGCCAGTAACGCTCATCTCTGTAAACTAATGGACGACCACACAGCACTTCGTTGTTCcgtggaaaataaagaaattctgcaataaacgggGGAGGTTTCTGTTACGTTATCAAAATTGCCTGCATCTTAGGTGAACCGTGGACTTTTGCATTAAATTAAAACTTGACGAAACCAGAACAGACACCATAATAATACAAGCACACATCAGGGCTAAAAATTACACAAGGAAGCAAACCAGCATCTGCCCGATGGTGGAACCGTGGAGGAAAAACCGGTCTGGGGGGGGTCAGGACGTTGTCCCGATTTCACCACGGGGGCCTTCGGGCCCGGATGTCCCGTCCGTGCCTCCAGGATGCCCCTGCACCCCGCAATCAGCTCACAGCGAGCTTGTGTGGGGTGGGGTTCTGTCTTGGGGCGACTGGGCGAATACAGTGGGAACCTCTAACTGTTGGGTGGTAGGGggggtagtaacacactcgcctatgaataaaccagaagacccaggttcgaatcccgcttactaccactgtgtctccaggggggggaggactgtccctgtcactactgactgtaagtcgctctggataagggcgtctggtaaatggaaAATGTAAACGTTACTGTCCCTTTGTGCTGGAAATATTATGGGAGAAACCGGGCGAAACCGAAAGCAACTAGCAGCGCTGCACGACATTTGCGTCGAAAAAAACGACCGATCGAAAAATGGAGGCACTTCGCTCCACGCGCGACTCGGACCCGCCGACGTGGCGAAGCCCCCCCTCGGCTCACCCAGCATGGAGAAAATGAAGTCCTTCGCCGTGTGGATCTCCAGGGCGCGCTGGTCGTCGTACTCCCGCTGGTCGTGCTTGGTGAACTCCTGGATCAGGCGGTTCAGCTCCTCGGTCCTCGCCCCCGACCTGAAGTCGAGCTCCGGGAGGCCGGGGACGAACCTGTTGTTGTTGGCGGAGCCCGGCGTGGCGGTGGGGCTGCCGCCCAGGCTGCTGACGGAACCAGCCCGGCTGGAGAGGGCAGGCGCCGCCATGTTCGCCAGGAATAGCGGCACGGCGTCCTGCACGGTGGCTG is part of the Denticeps clupeoides chromosome 19, fDenClu1.1, whole genome shotgun sequence genome and harbors:
- the LOC114769789 gene encoding protein MB21D2 is translated as MAAPALSSRAGSVSSLGGSPTATPGSANNNRFVPGLPELDFRSGARTEELNRLIQEFTKHDQREYDDQRALEIHTAKDFIFSMLGMVQKLDQKLPVANEYLLLSGGVREGVVDMDLDELNVYARGTDYDMDFTLLVPALKLHDRNQPVTLDMRHSALCHSWLSLRLFDEGTINKWKDCCTIVDHINGATNYFFSPTLVADWFYESIGVVLAEIQKKPQRGMPRVEKVERNGTIISIILGVGSSRMLYDIVPVVSFKGWPAVAQSWLMENHFWDGKITEEEVISGFYLVPACSFKGRKENEWRLSFARSEVQLKKCISGSLMQAYQACKAIIIKLLSRPKAISPYHLRSMMLWACDRLPATYLAQEDFAAHFLLGLIDDLQNCLVNKMCPNYFIPQCNMLEHLSDETAMLHARKLSSVRSDPAEHLRTTIEHAKAANRLTLELQWRGGASNLPSPQSDGGGEHHPDDRLAKKLQQLVTENPGKSISVFINPDDVTRPHFRIDDKFF